The following are encoded together in the Salvia hispanica cultivar TCC Black 2014 chromosome 6, UniMelb_Shisp_WGS_1.0, whole genome shotgun sequence genome:
- the LOC125194774 gene encoding uncharacterized protein LOC125194774, which produces MLENCSVIIQKKFPAKLKEPGSFNISCVIGDDKHMKALCDLGASINLMPLSFFWKMEIGILKPTRITLQMVDRSVTYPEGIIEDVLVQVNDFIFPVDFVVLDMEEDMNVPLILGRPFLATGKALIDLSRGELTIRMGPKHHILSIYNAMKSSEVEEIAMKKECKVVHVVEVQKAEVAKPKVENISLSQCLFGSCGG; this is translated from the coding sequence ATGTTGGAAAATTGCAGTGTCATAATCCAGAAGAAATTTCCTGCAAAGCTCAAAGAACCTGGAAGTTTCAACATATCATGTGTTATTGGTGATGACAAACACATGAAGGCACTTTGTGATTTGGGGGCGAGCATCAACTTGATGCCCCTATCCTTCTTTTGGAAGATGGAAATCGGCATTCTCAAGCCGACTAGAATCACGCTCCAAATGGTCGATAGATCCGTCACCTATCCTGAAGGAATCATTGAAGATGTGTTGGTGCAGGTAAATGACTTTATATTCCCCGTTGATTTTGTTGTGCTTGACATGGAAGAAGATATGAATGTGCCGCTTATTCTTGGTCGTCCTTTCTTAGCGACGGGGAAAGCGTTGATTGATTTGTCAAGGGGAGAGCTTACCATCCGCATGGGACCCAAACACCATATCTTGTCCATCTACAATGCCATGAAGAGTTCTGAGGTGGAAGAGATTGCTATGAAGAAAGAGTGCAAAGTTGTGCACGTTGTAGAGGTTCAGAAGGCTGAAGTGGCGAAGCCCAAGGTCGAGAACATTTCCTTATCACAGTGTCTATTTGGCTCATGTGGTGGATGA
- the LOC125194775 gene encoding microtubule-associated protein RP/EB family member 1-like → MPAIPTPTPEIATTVNLPTTTPTSSNPTSEKTSPTITAPSEPSNPSPKHQQTEPLDVSPLSAYQDPNWGETEEKDSEGMESEGEKDKSEETTAAEPIIKEVERREIDLNKMAKKQGLMTDDEFQSVLGGGNRIVINTEGVAEVLDLASQAVGEGEASMVAEESEGVVHQPVEGMGVEQTEGVKQPEEEKQKSETPSQ, encoded by the coding sequence ATGCCGGCGATACCGACCCCTACCCCAGAAATTGCGACCACCGTCAACCTGCCTACCACCACCCCAACTTCCTCAAATCCCACATCCGAAAAAACCTCTCCAACGATAACTGCACCGTCGGAACCCTCTAACCCTTCTCCCAAACACCAACAAACAGAGCCACTCGACGTTAGCCCACTTTCCGCCTATCAAGACCCCAACTGGGGGGAAACAGAGGAAAAAGACAGTGAAGGGATGGAAAGCGAAGGAGAGAAGGATAAATCAGAGGAAACAACGGCCGCAGAACCCATAATCAAAGAggtagagagaagggagataGATCTGAACAAAATGGCCAAGAAGCAAGGGCTAATGACTGATGATGAATTCCAGTCGGTTTTAGGTGGGGGAAACAGGATAGTGATAAATACTGAGGGGGTGGCTGAGGTTCTGGACCTCGCATCCCAGGCAGTAGGGGAAGGTGAAGCATCCATGGTAGCAGAGGAGTCAGAGGGTGTTGTCCACCAGCCAGTGGAGGGAATGGGAGTAGAACAAACCGAAGGAGTGAAGCAGCCTGAAGAGGAAAAGCAGAAATCAGAAACCCCCAGTCAGTAG